A portion of the Psilocybe cubensis strain MGC-MH-2018 chromosome 10, whole genome shotgun sequence genome contains these proteins:
- a CDS encoding Vegetative incompatibility protein HET-E-1, which yields MNKVPLAQVHVAQFEEQIEQLLDNDSKSFPLKDRKGETVAQIDISLFLCETPDDFISDFMEKVDHDVSNLKSIEGGSKRVFSVLGPVLQSMKALMDNFADAHPLLKTAWKVVSSVYDAMQETEIKGQEIQELAENLREMLATANEKLDLPKVPHAVDIIKEIGQYSLQVASIIHEYTKLSFAGRAVNLQGVSMQKRIDECQRRRVALNKRLYGHVKEEEIMEEVKKEVFKVKNEILAGSGKTILMCSVLDQLPEPNSSTAVGRFLFDARDGQTETQLHMKFIRSLACQLCDSRHGGIPQEMVDLRNKCGAFQPLDDQLEETVLRILAGFDRVFIAIDALDECMDRQRTLDWVQKLLTKADTPTHVHLIVTSRREPDITDVFDNLNGDRIDVVNPANQDIGQYISEHMKSPKLPQIDEETRTEVEYKLRNRANGSPRFRYIALMLAELQQCASLDDLKKALSQLPNGLDEIYARVLSKCKEENSFDLRIFLQFLAFSVSDIEVDELAETITIETSSDGSTTFNAEKRYLNLSDVLELCGGLVVVTSDFRNRSEFCFPQKKISYRLMQNIIRHHQVVSFFGEGVSYVQSSSRQVRLAEAASHIEISKTLLSYLLEIHATTNKSVFPLKNYAVKTWTEYVRYQGVDGDVAVFEITARLLRLGIPALVNSHIYGLDLFDPTEMVQRIPPRPLHWASLLGLVGVVKYLLGDVNNLNPKKDTDHQKGISSSRNSVDVSEVCLKHFIDVNAIGGKYGTALQAASYRGHKSIVELLLQHGADVNAMGGKYGTALQVASYKGHDFIVEALIEHGADVNAMDGQYGTALQAASYMGHESIVEALLQHGADVNAIGGQHDTALQAASFVGDDFIVKTLLQNGADVNAIGGKYGTALQVASYCGHKTIVKTLLQNGADVNAMDGQYGTALQVASYRGYYSIVEALLQHSTDVNVMGGQYGTALQAASYCGHKSIVELLLQHGADVNAMGGKYGTALQMASYKGHDSIVEALLEHGADVNVMDGQYGTALQAASYGGHESIVEALLKHGADVNATGGQYGTALHVASCRAWYPIVEALLQHGADVNAIGGQYGTVLQAASYEGDDLIITALLQHGADVNAMDGQYGTPLQVVSDRGHCSTAVILLQHGADVNVIGGQCGTALQAASYEGNEFIVALLLQHGADVNALGGQYGTALQAASYGGDTSVVRDLLNEGANINAIAGKYGTALVAASCTGNEYTVYFLLLCGANVNAVGGEYGGTALHAASYHGYYSIVDLLLHHKADVNASDGDHNDALQAACSRGHDDIVELLLNHNAKVASLDYLDCLTKPTVQEKLRIAYVAQEENVH from the exons ATGAACAAAGTTCCTCTAGCCCAAGTACACGTGGCACAGTTTGAGGAACAGATTGAACAACTGCTCGACAACG ATTCAAAATCGTTTCCGTTAAAAGATAGAAAGGGAGAAACCGTTGCTCAGATTGATATATCTCTTTTTCTGTGCGAGACGCCTGATGACTTCATCTCGGACTTCATGGAGAAGGTTGACCATGATGTCTCCAATCTAAAAAGCATTGAAGGGGGAAGCAAGCGGGTTTTTTCGGTACTTGGACCCGTGCTGCAGAGTATGAAGGCCTTGATGGATAATTTTGCTGAT GCACATCCGTTACTCAAGACGGCGTGGAAAGTTGTCTCGAGTGTTTACGAT GCAATGCAAGAAACTGAAATCAAGGGCCAAGAAATCCAAGAGCTGGCTGAAAATTTACGCGAGATGCTTGCTACTGCCAACGAGAAACTTGACCTGCCAAAGGTACCACACGCGGTTGACATAATCAAGGAAATTGGACAGTATTCCTTGCAGGTTGCCTCAATCATCCATGAGTACACGAAATTGTCTTTCGCCG GAAGGGCAGTGAATTTGCAGGGTGTGAGTATGCAAAAACGCATTGATGAATGCCAAAGAAGACGTGTGGCTCTCAATAAGAGGCTCTACGGACATGTGAAAGAAG AGGAAATTATGGAAGAGGTCAAGAAAGAGGTATTCAAGGTGAAAAACGAAATCTTAG CGGGAAGTGGAAAGACAATTTTGAT GTGCTCGGTCCTCGATCAACTCCCGGAGCCCAATTCATCAACCGCAGTAGGCCGTTTCTTGTTTGATGCACGCGACGGACAGACAGAAACCCAACTTCATATGAAATTCATACGATCGCTGGCCTGTCAACTATGCGACTCACGCCATGGAGGAATACCACAAGAGATGGTTGACCTCCGCAACAAGTGTGGTGCCTTTCAACCATTAGATGATCAACTTGAGGAGACTGTGTTACGAATTCTGGCAGGATTCGATCGCGTGTTTATAGCCATTGACGCGCTGGACGAGTGCATGGATCGCCAAAGAACTCTTGATTGGGTCCAGAAACTCCTCACCAAAGCCGATACCCCAACCCACGTTCATCTGATAGTCACGAGTCGACGTGAGCCAGACATCACCGACGTGTTTGACAATCTCAATGGGGACCGTATTGATGTCGTTAACCCTGCAAACCAAGATATTGGGCAATACATCAGCGAACACATGAAATCACCCAAACTTCCGCAAATTGATGAAGAAACCCGGACTGAAGTAGAATATAAATTGCGGAATCGTGCTAACGGATC ACCAAGATTTCGATACATTGCGTTGATGCTGGCCGAATTGCAACAGTGCGCAAGCCTAGACGATTTGAAGAAAGCATTGTCCCAGTTGCCCAATGGTCTGGATGAAATATACGCACGAGTTCTGAGTAAATGCAAGGAGGAAAACTCTTTCGATCTTCGAATTTTTCTTCAGTTCCTTGCATTCTCCGTAAGTGACATAGAAGTTGATGAGCTCGCAGAGACAATTACAATCGAAACCTCGTCGGATGGATCCACAACTTTCAATGCCGAAAAGCGGTATCTCAATCTTTCCGATGTCCTTGAGCTATGTGGGGGACTCGTTGTAGTGACCAGTGATTTTCGGAATCGCAGTGAGTTCTGCTTTCCTCAGAAAAAGATTTCGTACAGGCTCATGCAGAATATAATCAGACATCATCAAGTTGTCTCATTTTTCGGTGAAGGAGTATCTTATGTCCAGTCGAGTTCAAGACAAGTTCGCTTAGCCGAGGCCGCTTCCCACATTGAGATCTCAAAAACCTTGTTATCATATCTTTTGGAAATTCACGCGACTACAAACAAATCTGTTTTCCCGCTCAAAAACTATGCTGTCAAGACCTGGACCGAATATGTTCGATACCAGGGTGTAGACGGGGACGTTGCCGTATTCGAGATAACAGCACGACTATTAAGACTGGGAATCCCTGCTCTAGTAAATTCCCACATTTATGGTTTGGACCTTTTCGACCCTACAGAAATGGTGCAAAGGATTCCGCCAAGGCCATTACATTGGGCATCGTTGCTGGGGCTTGTTGGAGTGGTTAAATACCTCTTGGGGGACGTCAATAACCTCAACCCAAAAAAAGATACTGATCATCAGAAAGGGATATCATCTTCCAGAAATAGCGTTGATGTGTCCGAGGTCTGTTTGAAACACTTCATAGATGTCAACGCCATAGGCGGCAAGTATGGGACTGCGCTCCAGGCGGCATCATATCGTGGTCATAAATCAATCGTTGAATTACTCCTGCAGCACGGCGCGGATGTTAATGCTATGGGTGGCAAGTAtggcactgcactccaggTAGCATCATACAAGGGTCACGACTTCATCGTTGAAGCACTCATAGAGCACGGCGCGGATGTTAATGCTATGGATGGCCAGTACggcactgcactccaggcagCATCATATATGGGTCATGAATCGATTGTTGAAGCACTCCTGCAGCACGGCGCGGATGTCAATGCTATCGGTGGCCAACACGACACCGCACTCCAGGCGGCATCATTTGTGGGTGATGACTTCATCGTTAAAACACTCCTGCAGAACGGCGCGGATGTCAACGCTATAGGTGGCAAGTATGGGACTGCGCTCCAGGTAGCATCATATTGTGGTCATAAAACAATCGTTAAAACACTCCTGCAGAATGGCGCGGATGTCAATGCTATGGATGGCCAGTACGGCACTGCGCTCCAGGTGGCATCGTATAGGGGATATTACTCAATTGTTGAAGCACTACTGCAGCACAGCACGGATGTCAATGTTATGGGTGGTCAATATGGAACTGCGCTCCAGGCGGCATCATATTGTGGTCATAAATCAATCGTTGAATTACTCCTGCAGCACGGCGCGGATGTTAATGCTATGGGTGGCAAGTAtggcactgcactccagATGGCATCATACAAGGGTCACGACTCCATCGTTGAAGCACTCCTAGAGCACGGCGCGGATGTCAACGTTATGGATGGCCAGTACggcactgcactccaggcgGCATCATATGGGGGTCATGAATCGATTGTTGAAGCACTCTTGAAGCACGGCGCGGATGTCAATGCTACGGGTGGCCAGTACGGCACTGCACTCCATGTAGCATCATGTAGGGCTTGGTATCCAATTGTTGAAGCACTCCTGCAGCACGGCGCGGATGTCAATGCTATCGGTGGCCAGTACGGCACTGTACTCCAGGCGGCATCATATGAGGGTGATGACCTCATCATTACAGCACTCCTGCAACACGGCGCGGATGTTAATGCTATGGATGGCCAGTACGGTACTCCGCTCCAGGTGGTATCAGATAGGGGTCATTGCTCAACTGCTGTAATACTCCTGCAGCACGGCGCAGATGTCAATGTTATCGGTGGCCAATGCggcactgcactccaggcgGCATCATATGAGGGTAATGAATTCATTGTTGCCCTGCTCCTGCAACACGGCGCGGATGTTAATGCTCTGGGTGGGCAGTACggcactgcactccaggcagCGTCATACGGGGGTGATACGTCAGTGGTTAGAGATCTCCTCAATGAAGGCGCCAATATTAATGCTATTGCTGGCAAATACGGCACTGCGCTCGTGGCGGCATCTTGTACAGGAAATGAATATACGGTTTACTTTCTCCTGCTATGTGGTGCCAATGTCAATGCTGTAGGTGGCGAGTACGGCGGTACCGCGCTCCATGCGGCCTCTTACCATGGCTATTATAGTATTGTGGACCTCCTCTTGCATCATAAGGCTGATGTGAATGCCTCGGATGGTGATCATAACGATGCACTGCAGGCAGCATGTTCTAGAGGTCATGATGACATTGTTGAGTTGCTTTTGAACCACAACGCGAAAGTGGCCTCGCTGGATTATCTGGATTGCCTTACAAAACCCACGGTACAGGAAAAACTTCGGATCGCATATGTGgcacaagaagaaaatgtacat TGA
- a CDS encoding histone H2A.Z — MAPKAKAGGGGKSKSGASAAAAAQSTQPRPAQTRSMKAGLQFPVGRIHRYLKQRTQHNVRIGAKAAVYTTAILEYLTAEVLELAGNASKDLRVKRITPRHLQLAIRGDEELDTLVRATIAGGGVLPFIHKSLTGNLKNAAKKPDGTPQ, encoded by the exons ATGGCTCCTAAAGCAAaagctggtggtggtggcaaaTCGAAATCAGGGGCATCGGCCGCTGCAGCTGCCCAATCCACCCAGCCACGTCCGGCACAGACTCGCAGCATGAAAGCAGGTCTGCAG TTCCCCGTTGGTCGTATTCATCGTTACCTCAAACAACGAACTCAGCACAATGTGCGCATCGGTGCCAAAGCTGCTGTGTACACTACTGCCATCCTCGAATATCTGACTGCGGAAGTTCTGGAGCTTGCTG GCAATGCATCGAAAGATCTTCGCGTCAAGCGCATTACTCCACGTCATTTGCAACTCGCGATTCGCggtgatgaagagcttgataCCCTTGTTCGCGCAACCATTGCTGGTGGAGGTGtccttccattcatccacaaGAGCTTGACCGGCAATCTCAAGAATGCTGCGAAGAAACCAGACGGTACCCCTCAGTGA
- a CDS encoding Acetylesterase — MVRASSVVRLYLACVAAAGSALAVGLRAGQIKNLVTFGDSYTDTVIVSNGGTQWPVYAAGFAHVDLFPFARSGATCSNNLTFRPFPSLFESQLPTYFNATGTAPNTKPPKKGIVNPDQTLYTLWLGTNDVGSNALLTGSDQASLVDVTECMINWVKVLFSSGARNFLFQNMIPLETVPLYSPNSYPARYWTAQRNTTEWSVFMKELVLSGNALTKLMLQALAPTLPGAHIGIFDSHSLFADMFAHPALYLNGTAPLNVTGAVQACVFELNESTSDTGDCTIAKGTDRDSFLWFDELHPSEQADRIVAREIAQVIEGKKNKWTTWLS; from the exons ATGGTACGGGCTAGTAGTGTTGTCAGGCTTTATCTTGCTTGTGTAGCTGCCGCAGGGTCAGCTCTCGCTGTTGGACTTCGTGCAGGACAAATTAAAAATCTCGTCACTTTCGGGGACAGCTACACCGACACAGTGATTGTATCTAACGGGGGGACGCAATGGCCAGTCTACGCAGCGGGCTTCGCACATGTGGACCTCTTCCCATTTGCCAGATCAGGCGCGACCTGCTCAAACAACCTCACCTTCAGACCTTTCCCTTCCCTCTTCGAAAGCCAACTGCCTACATACTTTAACGCTACGGGCACCGCCCCAAATACCAAACCGCCAAAGAAAGGAATTGTCAATCCCGACCAGACACTTTATACATTGTGGCTTGGTACCAACGACGTTGGATCTAATGCACTCCTTACAGGAAGTGACCAAGCTAGCTTAGTGGATGTCACGGAGTGCATGATAAACTGGGTCAAAGTACTGTTCTCCAGTGGCGCCCGTaacttcctcttccaaaAC ATGATCCCCCTGGAGACAGTCCCGCTCTACTCACCAAATTCGTATCCTGCTCGATACTGGACTGCACAACGAAACACAACCGAATGGAGCGTGTTCATGAAGGAACTTGTCTTGTCAGGAAACGCTTTGACAAAGCTTATGCTACAAGCTTTGGCGCCCACACTCCCTGGTGCTCACATAG GTATATTCGACTCCCATAGCCTCTTTGCCGACATGTTCGCGCACCCTGCTTTGTATTTGAACGGTACTGCCCCACTCAATGTGACTGGTGCCGTGCAAGCCTGTGTCTTTGAGCTCAATGAATCTACGAGCGACACGGGGGACTGCACCATCGCAAAAGGAACAGATAGGGATAGCTTCTTGTG GTTTGATGAGCTCCATCCAAGTGAGCAAGCAGATCGGATTGTGGCCAGGGAAATTGCACAAGTTATTGAgggaaagaagaacaaatGGACCACTTGGCTCAGTTGA
- a CDS encoding Fatty acyl-CoA synthetase and RNA processing-associated kinase 1, producing MASPAPPSSASRRQRASHTVVSPTAHHNSHHHHQQPYSNQGHTSLLPVPHHSNNADSHTNSQPSAALTQNPQYPDVYAHPAAVAYSAAHPRRTIPKFGPYLLLQTLGEGEFGKVKLGLHSQWGEEVAVKLIRRGNVDSTVRMSKVEREIEVLKTLKHPNIVRLYDVIETDKYIGIILEYASGGELFDHILAHRYLREKDAARLFSQLISGVWYIHQKKIVHRDLKLENLLLDRNRNVIITDFGFANRFEHKSDDLMQTSCGSPCYAAPELVISEGLYVGSAVDIWSCGVILYAMLAGYLPFDDDPANPDGDNINLLYKYIVSTPLSFPDYISAEARDLLSLMLVPDPTRRTSLEGVMRHPWLSAYWVDSSGGRKNNTDGGPPVAFGRTVEELEKLAMDGHQQKRIQYQKQMRQAAAAAAAANSGAGGSSGSNAMAAGGSGTAVAPTPGRTQSHRPTEHRDRERDREREREAIYAQQQQQQQQQSSRQQQGGATPRSRSVQPEYLYDSSVDQSLSMSPGGPAQASASMPLVSAAALQQPATPTANAGNAKGKAPKVYGSPAAAGLSDDDPFAFTSGPPSNGAVSGLPPVSGGLPPVSGGLAPPGIPPAQASNGNANKSPGGDKFRHTIQVEYDAPKGRRGRSGSQSQGQRERQQQAQQQQQQTEKRSPPKPLPSPPPVAASSPAVSTTTATAPSAYRPPPATASSPPSAAAKAAAAANANGLSINVSSAPAPAPVSAAPTQASESTFTNAPTTPDVATGTTGSTSSIKPPSVSGQQQQGHKKGKSSVDRMGLGKIFGGLGSGAGPNAAAKDDGDVTPSASVGSVVLTPSATASVSASEEDKESKESNGTGGSSSRQPTKKASRRNTLTVMVEPFRSVRGKKDKESKEKDKDRRMASTPVAAAYPHRDVSGSKSALPGVAGAGAGAGAMTLAVPTTAPVPGPVSAIEPSPGGGGAFSPSQEFGGVPTPGSGMQASTSKAKKVMQWFRTKSKGRESVGYGLNMGGPGGDEEATPTPTHPGQGHELQQQQQEGKYKRGYSASSSTVNQQEKEKELQQQQPATAAPQVVVTTPSTPRPSGAHTATSNAKGNASKTPIQPLRTASAATDASASAASISASSFVTRFRNSVTAVGRERNTSTTEKHHHHHHHHQNQHAHPHGQAGQQAPHPYSQLRIHHGAVDQTTITTRPPPEVMAHVKKVLEGMGVEAQMESEYKVRCVRVKKKKDTIVAGQEGEGQGQLAVVTMMGSAASNGVDKRGLPLPSPSAFSGTGGMLRGLLMRRQSSQVSTHGPASSSTSVSGAAGNNSLAFDDETSVVVGEPLNMNGQDTLGSPISPSPSPLTAVPAASSSSSKAGKGPAYGDPNQDAGDEVRFSVELTRLDRLNDTYSLDIRRLKGNLRSYKFLYDTLRERADLSAAH from the exons ATGGCGAGCCCAGCACCCCCATCATCTGCATCTCGCAGGCAACGCGCCTCGCACACCGTCGTGTCCCCAACGGCCCACCACAACAgccatcaccaccatcaacagCCATATTCGAACCAGGGGCACACGTCGTTGCTCCCGGTGCCCCATCACAGCAACAACGCCGATTCTCACACTAACAGCCAGCCGAGCGCTGCGCTCACCCAAAATCCGCAATACCCCGACGTGTACGCGCACCCGGCGGCGGTAGCGTACAGCGCCGCCCATCCGAGACGAACCATCCCCAAGTTTGGGCCGTATCTGCTTTTGCAGACGCTCGGCGAGGGTGAATTCGGAAAGGTTAAACTCGGGTTGCACAGCCAGTGGGGAGAAGAGGTTGCTGTAAAGTTGATTCGCAGAGGGAATGTGGACAGCACTGTGAGGATGAGCAAGGTCGAACGGGAAATTGAAGTCTTGAAG ACCCTCAAGCACCCAAACATCGTACGTTTGTACGATGTCATCGAGACCGACAAGTACATCGGAATCATTCTTGAGTATGCCTCGGGCGGAGAATTGTTCGACCACATTTTGGCACACAGATACCTACGGGAGAAGGACGCAGCCCGACTTTTTTCGCAGCTCATCTCAGGGGTGTGGTACATCCACCAAAAGAAGATTGTGCATCGAGACCTAAAGCTGGAGAACCTGCTGTTGGACCGCAACAGGAATGTGATCATCACCGACTTCGGCTTTGCGAACAGGTTCGAGCACAAGAGCGACGACCTCATGCAGACGAGCTGCGGTAGTCCGTGCTATGCCGCCCCTGAGCTCGTTATCAGCGAGGGACTGTATGTCGGCAGCGCGGTCGATATTTGGAGTTGTGGTGTTATTCTGTATGCCATGCTCGCTGGATATCTGCCCTTCGACGACGACCCGGCCAATCCGGATGGCGACAATATCAATCTGTTGTACAAATACATCGTTTCGACCCCTCTAAGCTTCCCAGACTACATTTCAGCTGAAGCGCGAGACCTCTTGAGTCTCATGCTCGTTCCGGACCCGACCCGCAGGACGTCTCTGGAGGGCGTCATGCGCCACCCGTGGTTGAGTGCGTATTGGGTTGATAGCTCTGGAGGACGCAAAAACAACACAGACGGGGGTCCTCCTGTTGCATTTGGCAGGACGGTCGAAGAGCTCGAGAAACTCGCCATGGACGGCCACCAGCAGAAGCGCATCCAGTATCAGAAACAGATGCGCCAGGcggctgccgctgccgctgccgcaaACTCTGGAGCCGGAGGGTCATCGGGTTCCAATGCGATGGCGGCAGGCGGGAGCGGCACAGCTGTTGCGCCTACCCCTGGAAGGACGCAGAGCCATAGGCCGACGGAACACCGTGATCGTGAACGAGACAGGGAGAGGGAGCGAGAGGCGATATATgcccaacagcagcaacaacagcagcaacaatcGTCCAGACAGCAACAAGGGGGCGCTACGCCGCGCAGCCGCTCCGTGCAGCCTGAATACCTATACGACTCGTCCGTCGACCAGTcgctctctatgtctcctgGTGGGCCTGCTCAGGCTTCGGCGTCGATGCCGCTTGTCAGTGCAGCAGCACTGCAGCAACCTGCAACACCCACTGCCAATGCGGGCAATGCTAAAGGCAAGGCTCCAAAGGTGTACGGCAGCCCAGCGGCGGCCGGTCTCAGTGATGACGATCCGTTTGCGTTCACGTCTGGCCCGCCTTCGAATGGTGCCGTGTCGGGTTTGCCTCCAGTTTCTGGCGGTTTGCCCCCTGTCTCCGGAGGGCTTGCGCCGCCAGGTATTCCTCCTGCTCAGGCATCCAATGGCAACGCTAATAAATCACCTGGAGGAGACAAATTCAGACATACGATCCAGGTTGAGTATGATGCGCCTAAAGGACGCAGAGGACGAAGCGGAAGCCAGAGCCAAGGCCAGAGAGAAAGGCAGCAACAggctcagcagcagcagcagcaaacaGAGAAGAGATCTCCGCCCAAGCCTCTGCCCTCGCCGCCTCCTGTAGCCGCGTCATCGCCTGCTGTGTCGACGACCACAGCCACTGCACCGTCTGCATATCGCCCACCTCCTGCAACAGCATCGTCTCCGCCTTCAGCGGCAGCCAaagccgccgccgccgcaaATGCGAATGGTTTGAGCATCAATGTGTCCAGCGCACCAGCGCCTGCTCCTGTGTCCGCGGCGCCTACACAAGCGTCCGAGTCGACCTTCACGAACGCGCCAACGACGCCGGATGTCGCGACGGGCACGACTGGGTCAACGTCGTCCATCAAGCCGCCGTCGGTTTCgggccagcagcagcagggcCACAAGAAGGGAAAGTCTAGTGTGGACCGCATGGGCCTCGGCAAGATCTTTGGTGGGCTCGGAAGCGGCGCAGGCCCGAATGCCGCTGCGAAGGACGACGGGGATGTGACGCCCAGCGCCAGCGTCGGGAGTGTTGTGCTTACCCCTAGTGCGACGGCGAGTGTGAGCGCAAGCGAGGAGGACAAGGAGAGTAAAGAGAGTAATGGCACTGGCGGTAGTAGCAGCAGGCAGCCAACGAAGAAGGCAAGCAGGCGGAACACGCTTACAGTCATGGTTGAGCCATTCCGCTCGGTCAGAGGGAAGAAGGACAAGGAGAGCAAGGAGAAGGACAAGGATAGGAGGATGGCGAGTACGCCGGTTGCTGCGGCATACCCGCATCGCGATGTGTCTGGTTCAAAGAGCGCGCTGCCTGGCgttgcgggtgcgggtgcaggCGCAGGTGCGATGACCTTGGCTGTTCCGACGACTGCGCCTGTGCCCGGCCCTGTGTCGGCTATTGAGCCAAGTCccggaggcggaggtgcgTTCTCGCCGTCGCAGGAATTTGGCGGCGTGCCAACACCTGGAAGCGGGATGCAGGCGTCGACGAGCAAGGCAAAGAAGGTCATGCAGTGGTTCAGGACCAAGTCGAAGGGCCGGGAGTCTGTCGGGTACGGTCTCAACATGGGTGGACCAGGAGGCGACGAAGAGGCGACGCCTACACCTACGCATCCTGGTCAGGGTCACGAgttgcagcagcaacagcaggaGGGCAAGTACAAGAGAGGTTACTCAGCTTCCAGCAGCACTGTCAATCAgcaggaaaaggaaaaggagttgcaacaacagcagccaGCGACGGCGGCGCCTCAAGTTGTGGTCACTACGCCCTCCACGCCCCGCCCTTCTGGTGCTCACACGGCTACATCCAACGCGAAAGGAAATGCAAGCAAGACGCCCATCCAGCCCCTGCGCACGGCGAGTGCCGCGACGGACGCGAGCGCGTCAGCGGCTAGCATCAGCGCGTCGAGCTTCGTCACGAGGTTCAGGAACAGCGTCACGGCCGTCGGGCGCGAGCGCAACACGTCGACGACCGAAaagcatcatcatcatcatcatcatcatcaaaaccaGCACGCGCACCCACATGGCCAGGCGGGTCAGCAGGCGCCGCATCCGTACAGCCAACTACGGATCCATCACGGCGCGGTGGACCAGACGACGATCACCACGCGTCCGCCGCCGGAAGTGATGGCGCATGTGAAGAAGGTTCTTGAGGGTATGGGTGTTGAGGCGCAGATGGAGAGCGAATACAAGGTCAGGTGTGTCAgggtcaagaagaagaaggatacTATTGTTGCTGGTCAAGAAGGGGAGGGACAGGGCCAGTTGGCGGTTGTGACCATGATGGGCAGCGCTGCGTCTAACGGG GTCGACAAGCGTGGTTTACCGCttccttctccctctgcGTTTTCGGGGACAGGGGGCATGCTCCGCGGGCTGCTCATGCGCAGACAATCCTCGCAGGTTTCGACTCATGGAcccgcctcttcctctacATCTGTGTCAGGAGCAGCAGGCAACAACTCTCTGGCGTTCGACGATGAGACTTCAGTGGTCGTTGGCGAGCCTTTGAACATGAACGGACAAGACACTCTGGGCAGCCCGATttcgccatcgccatcgccactCACTGCGGTGCCTGCTGCATCCTCTAGTTCCAGCAAAGCGGGTAAGGGACCAGCGTATGGAGACCCTAACCAAGATGCTGGTGACGAAGTGCGGTTCAGCGTTGAGCTGACTCGACTGGATCGATTGAACGATACGTACAGCTTGGACATTAGAAGGCTGAAGGGCAATTTGAGGAGTTATAAGTTTTTGTATGATACTTTGAGAGA ACGCGCGGACTTGTCTGCTGCCCACTAA